A region of Myxococcus stipitatus DSM 14675 DNA encodes the following proteins:
- a CDS encoding MbnP family copper-binding protein → MNAVWKSARWVLLPTLLLLQACGDDAESRKTYTVRFSPQVRQEALTCQGLYTDIGTSRSTLELLDFKMYVRDVTLVRANGERHPLKLEQDGTWQRDAIALLDFEDGTGTCRKETNSQMHREVVGSAPEHDDYTRLEFKVGLPPEINHLDAERQAAPLDKTPMWWQWQTGYKFVKLDIRTPANAEYVFHLGASGCRGTPGEGYNCASNNQATITLDDFSPETNQVVLDVAGLYAELDVNRVPNGTTDMMPGCMSGAGDPECPALFSQFGLAADGSPKALPKTFFRVR, encoded by the coding sequence ATGAACGCCGTCTGGAAGTCCGCTCGCTGGGTGCTGCTCCCTACGCTGTTGCTCTTGCAGGCCTGTGGTGATGATGCGGAGAGCCGCAAGACCTACACCGTGCGCTTCAGCCCCCAGGTCCGCCAGGAGGCGCTGACGTGCCAGGGGCTCTATACCGATATCGGGACGTCGCGGAGCACCCTCGAGTTGCTGGACTTCAAGATGTACGTGCGGGACGTCACGCTGGTGCGCGCCAATGGCGAGCGCCATCCGCTGAAGCTGGAGCAGGACGGCACGTGGCAGCGAGATGCCATCGCCCTGCTGGACTTCGAGGATGGGACGGGCACCTGCCGGAAGGAGACCAACTCGCAGATGCACCGGGAGGTGGTCGGCTCGGCGCCGGAGCATGACGACTACACGCGCCTGGAGTTCAAGGTGGGGCTGCCGCCAGAAATCAACCACCTGGACGCGGAGCGCCAGGCGGCACCGCTGGATAAGACCCCGATGTGGTGGCAGTGGCAGACGGGCTACAAGTTCGTGAAGCTGGATATCCGCACCCCGGCGAACGCGGAGTACGTCTTCCACCTGGGCGCCAGCGGGTGCCGGGGGACTCCGGGCGAGGGCTACAACTGTGCGTCCAACAACCAGGCGACCATCACCTTGGACGACTTCAGCCCGGAGACGAACCAGGTCGTCCTGGATGTCGCGGGGTTGTATGCGGAGCTGGATGTGAATCGTGTCCCCAACGGCACCACGGACATGATGCCGGGTTGCATGTCGGGGGCGGGAGACCCGGAGTGCCCGGCGCTCTTTTCGCAGTTCGGCCTGGCGGCGGATGGCAGCCCCAAGGCGCTTCCCAAGACCTTCTTCCGCGTGCGCTGA
- a CDS encoding sensor histidine kinase has translation MLLAGGKPMVSLSSLPGNALARSLHAGSPAPCIRLEALRGSAGDVLDFQWTSLNAAAEHFVHDWGVPPVLSRWEPQGLRGVELESCVRVWATGVPLSSTLRLARDGLEATFQVVGLKEADGLVLWLLEPSPEDAEGLRDALAREREARRRAEGALEGTRDVQAREELLRLALSMARMVAWEWTEGRRAVTWSQDADGFFGQLPGALGCSLPGFLSCVLAEDRPKVARGIEQALAVDGAYTLKFRCRHVDGATHWYEAVGQSFHEGERPHRMVGVVMDCTEREHAEATLREAEERYRLAARATHDVLWDCDLRTGRVLWDAGQEELFGHGRDAADHDISWWTERLHPDEREAVSTGLHDFIASDRAAWQAEYRFLCHDGTWAHVLDRGVLSRDAAGRPVRMIGSMMDITERKRALERLAEEAQFRERFIGILGHDLRNPLNAITLSARALRRRTAMNSSQQQMAQRIEASAERMGTMISDILDLTRARLSGGIPLQLAPANLSIVCRQVVEELSAVHPDRSIAFDVDGRSDGIWDADRLAQVLSNLVGNALEHGDQDAPVLLRCMDEEARQVVEVHNPGAPIPAPQLATLFDPFRQAGVAREKGRRRGGLGLGLFIVREIVHAHGGSVDVRSSERDGTTFTVTLPRDARRSPR, from the coding sequence GTGCTGCTCGCCGGGGGGAAGCCGATGGTGAGCCTGTCGTCGTTGCCGGGGAATGCCCTGGCACGGTCGCTCCATGCCGGGAGTCCCGCACCGTGTATCCGCCTGGAGGCGTTGCGGGGCTCCGCGGGAGATGTGCTCGACTTCCAGTGGACGTCGCTCAACGCGGCGGCGGAGCACTTCGTCCATGACTGGGGGGTGCCTCCGGTGCTGTCGCGCTGGGAGCCCCAGGGCCTGCGGGGCGTGGAGCTGGAGTCGTGCGTGCGCGTGTGGGCCACGGGCGTCCCGCTGTCGTCCACCTTGAGGCTGGCCCGCGACGGGCTGGAGGCCACGTTCCAGGTGGTGGGCCTCAAGGAGGCGGACGGGCTCGTCTTGTGGCTCCTGGAGCCCTCCCCCGAGGACGCGGAGGGACTGCGCGACGCGCTGGCGCGAGAGCGCGAGGCGCGGCGGCGCGCGGAAGGGGCGCTGGAGGGCACCCGCGACGTGCAGGCCCGGGAGGAGCTCCTGCGGCTGGCCCTGTCCATGGCGCGCATGGTGGCGTGGGAGTGGACGGAGGGGCGGCGCGCGGTGACGTGGTCCCAGGACGCGGATGGCTTCTTCGGCCAGCTGCCCGGGGCGCTGGGCTGCTCGCTGCCGGGCTTCCTCTCCTGTGTCCTGGCGGAGGACCGGCCCAAGGTGGCGCGTGGAATCGAACAGGCGCTGGCCGTGGATGGGGCCTACACCCTCAAGTTCCGCTGCCGGCACGTGGACGGCGCCACGCACTGGTACGAGGCCGTGGGCCAGAGCTTCCATGAAGGAGAGCGCCCCCACCGCATGGTGGGGGTGGTGATGGACTGCACGGAGCGCGAGCACGCGGAGGCCACGCTGCGGGAGGCGGAGGAGCGCTACCGGCTGGCGGCGCGCGCCACGCACGACGTGCTGTGGGATTGCGACCTGCGCACCGGGCGCGTGCTGTGGGATGCGGGGCAGGAGGAGCTGTTCGGTCATGGACGCGACGCCGCGGACCACGACATCTCCTGGTGGACCGAGCGGCTGCACCCGGATGAGCGCGAGGCGGTGTCCACGGGGCTGCACGACTTCATCGCCTCCGACCGGGCCGCGTGGCAGGCGGAGTATCGCTTCCTCTGCCATGACGGCACCTGGGCGCACGTGCTGGACAGAGGGGTGCTGTCGCGCGACGCCGCGGGCCGGCCGGTGCGGATGATTGGCTCGATGATGGACATCACCGAGCGCAAGCGCGCGCTGGAGCGGCTGGCGGAGGAGGCGCAGTTCCGGGAGCGCTTCATCGGCATCCTGGGGCATGACTTGCGCAATCCGCTCAACGCCATCACCTTGTCCGCGCGGGCCCTGCGTCGGCGCACGGCCATGAACTCCTCCCAGCAGCAGATGGCCCAGCGCATCGAGGCGAGTGCCGAGCGCATGGGCACCATGATTTCAGACATCCTGGACCTGACGCGGGCGCGGCTGTCGGGGGGCATCCCCTTGCAACTGGCGCCGGCGAACCTGTCCATCGTGTGCCGGCAGGTGGTGGAGGAGTTGTCCGCGGTCCATCCCGACCGCTCCATCGCCTTCGATGTGGACGGTCGTTCGGACGGGATTTGGGACGCGGACCGGCTGGCGCAGGTGCTCAGCAACCTGGTGGGCAACGCGCTGGAGCACGGCGACCAGGACGCCCCCGTGTTGCTGCGGTGCATGGACGAGGAGGCCCGGCAGGTGGTGGAAGTCCACAACCCCGGAGCCCCCATCCCCGCGCCTCAGTTGGCCACGCTGTTCGACCCGTTCCGCCAGGCGGGGGTCGCCCGTGAGAAGGGGCGGCGCCGCGGCGGGCTGGGGCTGGGGCTGTTCATCGTGCGCGAGATTGTCCATGCGCACGGAGGCAGCGTGGACGTGCGCTCCTCCGAACGGGACGGGACGACCTTCACCGTGACGCTCCCGCGCGACGCCCGCCGCTCCCCGCGCTGA
- a CDS encoding response regulator, with protein MPKEVSADSAVLAGVSAPGVLLVDDNPANLLSLEAILEPLGVTLTKASSGEQALRFLLREDYAVILLDVRMAGMNGFETASLIKQRERTRNVPIIFLTAYGRDDSELVAGYSTGAVDFLQKPFPPEVLRSKVSVFVELFRAQHQVRAQAELLRRKEAEARELAHRAAGHIDRLRDFTARLSEAHTVRDVCRALFEQGLVAAGAKAGAVNLLDAEGDALEIVDAVGYPEQVLAKWRRIPLSNPVPLTEAVREQRPIWLGSLDEWQGRYPHLNAHGIHESAIALPLMVKGRTLGAIGLSFARARLFTEMDRAFFSALAHACAQALEQVRLITEERRSHEELRRRSEFEQQLVGIVSHDLRNPLAAIAMSVGLLEKKESLSDSQRRTVQRIGQASERAARMIRDLLDFTKARLGGGIPLHRRSMDLGEVVTQVLDEVQVAHAGRHVDVDVPAGVQGEWDPDRIAQVVTNLLSNALTYSPRQAPVRLQARAEGSQVLLSIYNGGAPIPAELLPRLFEPLTRGTLKEGQSNRSIGLGLYIVRDIVRGHGGGVEVVSSEEHGTTFTVRLPLRPG; from the coding sequence ATGCCGAAGGAGGTGTCGGCGGATTCCGCGGTGCTCGCGGGGGTGAGCGCGCCGGGGGTGCTGCTGGTGGATGACAACCCCGCGAACCTGCTGTCGCTGGAGGCCATCCTCGAGCCGCTGGGCGTGACGCTGACGAAGGCGTCGTCTGGAGAACAGGCGCTGCGCTTCCTCCTGCGGGAGGACTACGCCGTCATCCTCCTGGACGTGCGCATGGCGGGGATGAACGGCTTCGAGACGGCGTCGCTCATCAAGCAGCGCGAGCGCACGCGCAACGTCCCCATCATCTTCCTCACCGCGTACGGACGCGACGACTCGGAGCTGGTCGCGGGCTACTCCACGGGCGCGGTGGACTTCCTCCAGAAGCCCTTCCCACCCGAGGTGCTGCGCTCGAAGGTGTCCGTCTTCGTGGAGCTGTTCCGCGCGCAGCACCAGGTGCGGGCGCAGGCGGAGCTGCTGCGGCGCAAGGAGGCGGAGGCGCGGGAGCTGGCGCACCGGGCCGCGGGCCACATCGACCGGCTGCGCGACTTCACCGCGCGACTGTCGGAGGCCCACACGGTGCGGGACGTGTGCCGTGCCCTCTTCGAGCAGGGGCTGGTGGCCGCGGGCGCGAAGGCGGGCGCCGTCAACCTGCTGGACGCGGAGGGCGACGCGCTGGAAATCGTGGACGCGGTGGGCTACCCGGAGCAGGTGCTGGCCAAGTGGCGGCGCATCCCGCTCTCCAACCCGGTGCCGCTGACGGAGGCCGTGCGCGAGCAGCGGCCCATCTGGCTGGGCTCCCTGGACGAGTGGCAGGGCCGCTACCCGCACCTCAACGCGCACGGCATCCACGAGTCCGCCATCGCGTTGCCGCTGATGGTGAAGGGGCGGACGCTGGGCGCCATTGGCCTGTCCTTCGCCCGCGCGCGGCTGTTCACGGAGATGGACCGGGCCTTCTTCTCCGCGCTGGCGCACGCGTGCGCGCAGGCGCTGGAGCAGGTGCGCCTCATCACCGAGGAGCGCCGCTCCCACGAGGAGCTGCGCCGCCGCTCGGAGTTCGAGCAGCAGCTGGTGGGCATCGTCTCGCATGACCTGCGCAACCCCCTGGCCGCCATCGCCATGTCGGTGGGGCTGCTGGAGAAGAAGGAGTCGCTGTCCGACTCGCAGCGGCGCACGGTGCAGCGCATCGGCCAGGCCAGCGAGCGCGCGGCGCGGATGATTCGGGACCTGCTCGACTTCACCAAGGCGCGGCTGGGCGGCGGCATCCCGCTGCACCGGCGGTCCATGGACCTGGGCGAGGTGGTGACGCAGGTGCTGGACGAGGTGCAGGTGGCGCACGCGGGCCGGCACGTGGACGTGGACGTGCCGGCGGGGGTCCAGGGGGAGTGGGACCCGGACCGCATCGCGCAGGTGGTGACGAACCTGCTCTCCAACGCGCTGACCTACAGCCCTCGTCAGGCGCCGGTGCGGCTGCAAGCCCGCGCCGAAGGGAGCCAGGTGCTCTTGAGCATCTACAACGGCGGGGCGCCCATCCCGGCGGAGCTGCTGCCGCGCCTGTTCGAGCCCCTGACGCGCGGGACGCTCAAGGAAGGTCAGTCCAACCGCAGCATCGGCCTGGGGCTCTACATCGTCCGCGACATCGTCCGAGGCCATGGAGGCGGGGTGGAGGTCGTGTCCTCCGAGGAGCACGGCACCACCTTCACGGTGCGCCTCCCGCTGCGCCCGGGGTGA
- a CDS encoding TonB-dependent receptor domain-containing protein has protein sequence MLVLLPLVLARAQGPSARDAGPPDAGAVAVEAGLARTDAGWSVEGLAPDAGGATAEPVFVPPSLAQDSPAPYPPELAPERIAGVVRLELWIDEAGEVETATLVLGVHPLLDRAALHAAPSLRFTPATLDGQPVAVRLAFEYRFEAPVPVSGAASQAPVTLRGLVRTKGHRRPIVGATLVSDSAPDAPVQTDVEGRFEARWPAGGQRVRVTAPGHKPGVFLEALQTREALEVVYGLAPLVINPYETVVRGDRERTEVSRVTLHDAELREVPGTMGDPFRVIMLLPGVGSMLSGVAYPVVRGSQPAATGYFLDGIRVPILFHLFLGPAVIHPDFIDAIDFFPGSPPPRYGRLLGGAIEGRLTRPRDDRVHGSAYADLINAGFFLETPFKSTGTNVSVAGRYSYTPWLIALAANRLQDPPAPGRLNPQVVLDFWDYQLRVEQDVGEGKLRLFAFGSSDTFGTEARDEFGETGLQSILFHRVDLRHRHPVGGGELELGVTWGLDRFSVISRDPPDEDTSIHIDQGTWAARVGYTRALRQDVTLRLGGDADHKRAIVDFYELTPDEETDELAPVALATFMGAWAELVWQPTPTWSVVPGLRVDNYHLSPGIDRTAVEPRLTLRHQLTDSVVLKGSAGLFHQPPTSLISLPVVDVGSLFLGLQQGAQFSLGAEWKVLQGLDVGLDVYVNPLVRTIELTPFADEGLVDDPSPLPDPGDGSGIPDRDDLDLPDFKSRGLAYGLELLVRHPLGDNWFGWLSYSLQRSVRRTRFYRYDADGNVRGESVSNLPFAFDQTHVLNLVLSYKFSNSVSLGGVLHFNTGRPEYGTLGTQTHRVGRDSFGRASWVKVDRDAVDRLPAFIRFDMRLSKSWVYETFSLEAYLDMLNVTISRETVSFEYDGGGGRPLSKKAVGLPIVLPILGVKGRY, from the coding sequence GTGCTGGTGCTGCTTCCCCTCGTGCTCGCGCGCGCGCAGGGGCCCTCCGCCCGTGATGCGGGCCCCCCCGATGCGGGCGCGGTGGCCGTGGAGGCGGGCCTGGCGCGCACCGACGCGGGCTGGTCGGTGGAGGGCCTGGCTCCAGACGCGGGAGGGGCCACGGCCGAGCCTGTCTTCGTGCCGCCCTCGCTGGCGCAGGACTCGCCCGCGCCGTACCCGCCGGAGCTCGCCCCGGAGCGCATCGCGGGTGTCGTGCGGTTGGAGTTGTGGATTGACGAAGCGGGGGAGGTGGAGACCGCGACGTTGGTGCTGGGCGTCCACCCGCTGCTGGACAGGGCCGCGCTGCACGCCGCGCCGTCGCTGCGCTTCACCCCCGCGACGTTGGATGGCCAACCCGTGGCGGTGCGGCTGGCCTTCGAGTACCGCTTCGAGGCCCCCGTGCCTGTCTCCGGCGCGGCCTCCCAGGCCCCCGTCACGCTGCGGGGCCTGGTGCGCACCAAGGGCCACCGGCGCCCCATCGTCGGTGCCACGCTGGTGTCGGACAGCGCACCGGACGCGCCCGTGCAGACGGACGTGGAGGGCCGCTTCGAGGCGCGCTGGCCCGCGGGAGGTCAGCGCGTCCGGGTGACGGCGCCCGGCCACAAGCCCGGCGTCTTCCTGGAGGCGCTCCAGACGCGCGAGGCGCTGGAGGTGGTGTACGGGCTGGCGCCCTTGGTCATCAACCCGTACGAGACGGTGGTGCGGGGAGATCGCGAGCGCACGGAGGTCAGCCGCGTCACGCTGCACGACGCGGAGCTGCGGGAGGTGCCCGGGACGATGGGGGACCCGTTCCGCGTCATCATGCTGCTGCCGGGCGTGGGCAGCATGCTGTCCGGCGTGGCCTACCCGGTGGTGCGCGGCAGCCAGCCCGCGGCCACGGGCTACTTCCTGGATGGCATCCGCGTCCCCATCCTCTTCCACCTGTTCCTGGGCCCGGCCGTCATCCACCCGGACTTCATCGACGCCATCGACTTCTTCCCGGGCTCGCCGCCGCCTCGCTACGGGCGGCTGTTGGGAGGCGCCATCGAGGGGCGGCTGACCCGGCCCCGGGACGACCGCGTCCATGGCAGCGCGTACGCGGACCTCATCAACGCGGGCTTCTTCCTGGAGACGCCCTTCAAGTCCACCGGCACCAACGTCAGCGTCGCGGGCCGCTATTCCTATACGCCGTGGCTCATCGCGCTCGCGGCCAACCGGCTCCAGGACCCGCCGGCTCCGGGGCGCCTCAACCCCCAGGTGGTGCTCGACTTCTGGGACTACCAGCTGCGCGTGGAGCAGGACGTGGGGGAGGGCAAGCTGCGGCTGTTCGCCTTCGGCTCCTCGGACACCTTCGGCACCGAGGCGCGGGACGAGTTCGGCGAGACGGGGCTCCAGTCCATCCTCTTCCACCGCGTCGACCTGCGGCACCGCCACCCGGTGGGCGGTGGCGAGCTGGAGCTGGGCGTGACGTGGGGGCTGGACCGCTTCTCCGTCATCAGCCGCGACCCGCCCGACGAGGACACCTCCATCCACATCGACCAGGGCACGTGGGCCGCGCGCGTGGGCTACACCCGGGCGCTGCGCCAGGACGTGACGCTGCGGCTGGGCGGCGACGCGGACCACAAGCGCGCCATCGTCGACTTCTACGAGCTGACGCCGGACGAGGAGACGGACGAGCTGGCCCCGGTGGCGCTGGCCACCTTCATGGGCGCGTGGGCGGAGCTGGTGTGGCAGCCCACGCCGACGTGGTCCGTGGTGCCGGGGCTGCGCGTGGACAACTACCACCTGTCGCCGGGCATCGACCGGACGGCGGTGGAGCCTCGGCTCACGCTGCGCCACCAGCTCACCGACTCGGTGGTGCTCAAGGGCTCCGCGGGCCTGTTCCACCAGCCGCCCACCTCCCTCATCAGCCTGCCCGTGGTGGACGTGGGCAGCCTCTTCCTGGGGCTCCAGCAGGGCGCGCAGTTCTCGCTGGGCGCGGAGTGGAAGGTGCTCCAGGGCCTGGACGTGGGGCTGGACGTGTACGTCAACCCGCTGGTGCGCACCATCGAGCTGACGCCCTTCGCCGACGAGGGCCTGGTGGATGACCCCAGCCCGCTGCCGGACCCGGGCGACGGCTCCGGCATCCCGGACCGCGATGACCTGGACCTGCCGGACTTCAAGAGCCGGGGCCTGGCCTATGGCCTGGAGCTGCTGGTGCGCCATCCGCTGGGCGACAACTGGTTCGGCTGGCTCTCCTATTCGTTGCAGCGCAGCGTGCGCCGCACGCGCTTCTACCGCTACGACGCGGACGGCAACGTGCGGGGAGAGTCCGTGTCGAACCTGCCCTTCGCCTTCGACCAGACGCACGTCCTCAACCTGGTGCTCAGCTACAAGTTCTCCAACAGCGTGTCCCTGGGCGGCGTGCTGCACTTCAACACGGGCCGCCCCGAGTACGGCACGCTGGGCACGCAGACGCACCGCGTGGGCCGGGACAGCTTCGGGCGCGCCTCGTGGGTGAAGGTGGACCGGGACGCGGTGGACCGGCTGCCCGCGTTCATCCGCTTCGACATGCGCCTGTCCAAGTCGTGGGTGTACGAGACCTTCAGCCTGGAGGCGTACCTGGACATGCTCAACGTCACCATCAGCCGGGAGACGGTGAGCTTCGAGTACGACGGCGGCGGAGGTCGCCCCCTCTCCAAGAAGGCGGTGGGCCTGCCCATCGTCCTGCCCATCCTCGGGGTGAAGGGGCGATACTGA
- a CDS encoding helix-turn-helix transcriptional regulator: MKTHPEGSASTRKPPKVRQRRLSDRARLSRQQLERRLALSVGEEARSARMRAGLTQADVAERIGIAAEVYGRMERGKMMPSVPTLFRLCLALRLSADVGMGLVTAVSVGAGLWEEDSREKDHLPEMRRLLRTLRRMSRGQLKLVNQVATAILPQR; encoded by the coding sequence GTGAAGACCCACCCTGAAGGTTCTGCCTCCACCCGCAAGCCGCCCAAGGTCCGCCAGCGGCGACTCAGCGACCGTGCCCGGCTGTCGCGTCAGCAACTGGAGCGCCGCCTGGCGCTGAGTGTCGGTGAGGAGGCCCGGTCCGCGCGGATGCGCGCGGGGCTGACGCAAGCGGATGTGGCCGAGCGCATCGGCATCGCGGCGGAGGTCTACGGGCGGATGGAGCGCGGGAAGATGATGCCCAGCGTGCCCACGCTGTTCCGGCTGTGTCTGGCGTTGCGCCTGTCCGCGGACGTGGGGATGGGGCTGGTGACGGCGGTCTCGGTGGGGGCGGGGCTCTGGGAGGAGGACTCGCGTGAGAAGGACCACCTGCCGGAGATGCGGCGGCTGCTTCGCACGCTGCGCCGCATGTCCCGGGGCCAGCTCAAGCTGGTGAATCAGGTCGCCACCGCCATCCTCCCGCAGCGCTGA
- a CDS encoding protein kinase domain-containing protein, giving the protein MSPPSFDTSAPPQVLLRSGRASYELVKSLGAAHHGELLLARRRYESDFCGYAVIKRPLQDSAGTEHRLLEEGRLTALLHHPNVASVHHLEGPDDTAVLVFEHTPGHRLDTLLEASGRSRLPFTEGFALYVAAEVAEALHHAHTLTDEEGRPLRVVHRDVSPHNLLITEHGAVKLLDFGAASSVLSDEEQRAAPPVSLAYAAPEHVARQALDGRADLFSLGLVLLQLLTGRHLFEGADRFEAERRRRREHALPSAAPTHEAALDAAMQEAVGMAASRELRRRIRAYGHEDLEDALRSVPVAFQPLLRGTLAPEREERFGTGAELARALRLYARRAGLVFGRPEALAEVTGLRYAALRVQAGATPEEVMEDRLLPEEDPAG; this is encoded by the coding sequence ATGTCGCCGCCGTCGTTCGACACCTCCGCGCCACCGCAAGTGCTGCTGCGGTCCGGCCGGGCCTCGTACGAGCTCGTCAAGTCGCTGGGGGCCGCGCACCATGGGGAGCTGTTGCTCGCCCGGCGCCGCTACGAGTCGGACTTCTGTGGCTACGCGGTCATCAAGCGCCCGCTCCAGGACAGCGCTGGCACCGAGCACCGCCTCCTGGAGGAAGGCCGCCTCACCGCGCTCCTGCACCACCCCAACGTCGCGTCGGTGCACCACCTCGAGGGTCCTGACGACACGGCGGTGCTCGTGTTCGAGCACACCCCCGGCCACCGGCTGGACACGCTGCTGGAGGCGTCCGGGCGCTCGCGGCTCCCCTTCACGGAGGGCTTCGCGCTCTACGTCGCCGCCGAGGTCGCCGAGGCGCTCCACCACGCCCACACCCTCACCGACGAGGAGGGCCGCCCGCTGCGCGTGGTCCACCGCGACGTGTCTCCGCACAACCTCCTCATCACCGAGCACGGCGCGGTGAAGCTGCTCGACTTCGGCGCCGCGTCGTCCGTGCTCTCGGACGAGGAGCAGCGCGCGGCGCCTCCCGTGAGCCTGGCCTACGCCGCGCCCGAGCACGTCGCGCGACAGGCGCTGGACGGGCGCGCGGACCTGTTCAGCCTGGGGCTGGTGCTGCTGCAACTGCTCACGGGGCGCCACCTGTTCGAGGGCGCGGACCGCTTCGAGGCCGAGCGCCGCCGCCGCCGGGAGCACGCGCTGCCGTCCGCCGCGCCGACACACGAGGCGGCGCTGGACGCGGCGATGCAGGAGGCCGTGGGCATGGCGGCCTCGCGCGAGCTGCGCCGGAGGATTCGGGCCTACGGGCACGAGGACCTGGAGGACGCGCTGCGCTCGGTGCCGGTGGCCTTCCAGCCGCTCCTGCGCGGCACGCTGGCGCCGGAGCGGGAGGAGCGCTTCGGCACCGGCGCGGAGCTGGCGCGGGCGCTGCGGCTGTATGCGCGCCGCGCGGGGCTCGTGTTCGGCCGGCCGGAGGCACTCGCCGAGGTGACGGGCCTGCGCTACGCCGCGCTGCGCGTCCAGGCGGGCGCGACCCCGGAAGAGGTGATGGAGGACAGGCTCCTGCCGGAGGAGGACCCCGCGGGCTGA
- a CDS encoding response regulator, translated as MCTPSLVLLVEDHDDSRELLEEFLTMEGFAVETAGNGQSAWERLRRLPRPDAVVLDLMMPVMSGWELMRHVREDDQLRALPVVVVSGAGNSQPLPEGVRATVPKPVDLGELRATLARVVSAAR; from the coding sequence ATGTGCACGCCAAGCCTCGTCCTCCTGGTGGAGGACCATGATGACAGCCGGGAACTGCTGGAGGAGTTCCTGACGATGGAGGGCTTCGCCGTGGAGACGGCGGGCAACGGGCAGTCCGCGTGGGAGCGGCTGCGTCGACTCCCTCGGCCGGATGCGGTGGTCCTGGACCTGATGATGCCGGTGATGAGCGGGTGGGAGCTGATGCGCCACGTCCGCGAGGATGACCAACTGCGCGCGCTGCCCGTGGTGGTGGTGTCCGGCGCGGGCAACAGCCAGCCCTTGCCGGAGGGCGTGCGCGCCACGGTGCCCAAGCCGGTGGATTTGGGAGAGCTGCGAGCGACGCTGGCCCGCGTGGTGAGCGCGGCGCGCTGA